A region of Lycium barbarum isolate Lr01 chromosome 1, ASM1917538v2, whole genome shotgun sequence DNA encodes the following proteins:
- the LOC132598520 gene encoding uncharacterized protein LOC132598520, translating into MKRAASTSGGAKKAPRVSPEPSKRSLSYSIETDPSEDPATIPSEFLTPRAEDPTEGSYDTDPSEDPATIPPEFLTSREEDSHNTDLSEHSSGTPEEEISGDMPAAPVVEHYVRKASPVSVTDYSSPLSWSSVNQELPGHLYSFDSDVGNGESQTSGWQRDVEEEHISHGSSPDQTRDQSATGTDTSFGDLPA; encoded by the coding sequence atgaagaggGCAGCTTCAACTAGTGgtggtgctaagaaggcccctagagtatctccagagccgagtaagaggagcctcagctattcgattgaaactgatccgtcggaggacccagcaacaattccttcggagtttctgacccccagagcagaggatcccacggagggcagctatgatacagatccctcggaggatccggcgacgattcctccagagtttcttacctctagggaggaggatagtcataATACAGATCTAtcagagcattcttctgggacaccggaggaagagatttccggggacatgccagctgctcctgtggtaGAGCATTATGTTAGaaaggcctccccggtgagtgttacggactactccagtcccttatcctggtcgtcagtaaaccaggaattgcctggtcATCTATATTCCTTCGATTCAGATGTGGGTAATGGCGAgagtcagacgagcggatggcaAAGAGATGTCGAGGAGGAACACatttcacatggcagctccccagatcagacccgagaccAATCAGCTACAG